One Dermatophagoides farinae isolate YC_2012a chromosome 1, ASM2471394v1, whole genome shotgun sequence genomic region harbors:
- the LOC124492316 gene encoding lymphotoxin beta receptor inhibitor isoform X1, translating to MMNNSVLMLSYTIVLSLILLFKLPYNIAHYNQPQYGIPVQQHQQVYHQQPPPQQQYQQQQIPIQQQQQQQQQQVVYQTPGQIPHYQQVPQAGQNVLHDDSRIHDKEHLKEHLHEALSDQDVSKMSEEELQFHYFKMHDNDNNNMLDGSELIKSLIHWHVEESRHLGKNASPHGTTKIFTDTELEQMIDPILQMDDKNNDGFIDYPEFVAAQKNRGF from the exons atgatgaacaattcaGTATTAATGCTATCTTATACAATTGTTTTATCGTTAATATTACTTTTCAAATTGCCTTACAACATAGCTCATTACAATCAACCTCAATATG GAATACCGGtccaacaacatcaacaagtttatcatcaacaacctCCCCCTCAACAACagtatcaacaacaacaaattccaatacagcagcagcagcaacaacaacaacaacaagtagTTTATCAAACACCCGGTCAGATACCACATTATCAGCAAGTACCCCAAGCCGGTCAAAATGTTCTGCATGATGATAGTCGAATTCATGATAAGGAACATTTGAAG GAACATTTACATGAAGCATTAAGCGATCAGGATGTAAGCAAAATGAGTGAAGAAGAGTTGCagtttcattatttcaaaatgcatgataatgataataataacatgtTAGATGGTAGcgaattgatcaaatcattgattcattggcATG TCGAAGAAAGTCGTCATTTGGGAAAGAATGCATCGCCACATGGAACGACGAAAATATTCACCGATACCGAATTGGAACAGATGATTGATCCGATTCTTCAGATGGAtgacaaaaataatgatggtttCATCGATTATCCCGAATTTGTTGCTGCACAAAAAAATCGAGGATTCTAG
- the LOC124492316 gene encoding lymphotoxin beta receptor inhibitor isoform X2, with amino-acid sequence MMNNSVLMLSYTIVLSLILLFKLPYNIAHYNQPQYGIPVQQHQQVYHQQPPPQQQYQQQQIPIQQQQQQQQQQVVYQTPGQIPHYQQVPQAGQNVLHDDSRIHDKEHLKEHLHEALSDQDVSKMSEEELQFHYFKMHDNDNNNMLDGSELIKSLIHWHESRHLGKNASPHGTTKIFTDTELEQMIDPILQMDDKNNDGFIDYPEFVAAQKNRGF; translated from the exons atgatgaacaattcaGTATTAATGCTATCTTATACAATTGTTTTATCGTTAATATTACTTTTCAAATTGCCTTACAACATAGCTCATTACAATCAACCTCAATATG GAATACCGGtccaacaacatcaacaagtttatcatcaacaacctCCCCCTCAACAACagtatcaacaacaacaaattccaatacagcagcagcagcaacaacaacaacaacaagtagTTTATCAAACACCCGGTCAGATACCACATTATCAGCAAGTACCCCAAGCCGGTCAAAATGTTCTGCATGATGATAGTCGAATTCATGATAAGGAACATTTGAAG GAACATTTACATGAAGCATTAAGCGATCAGGATGTAAGCAAAATGAGTGAAGAAGAGTTGCagtttcattatttcaaaatgcatgataatgataataataacatgtTAGATGGTAGcgaattgatcaaatcattgattcattggcATG AAAGTCGTCATTTGGGAAAGAATGCATCGCCACATGGAACGACGAAAATATTCACCGATACCGAATTGGAACAGATGATTGATCCGATTCTTCAGATGGAtgacaaaaataatgatggtttCATCGATTATCCCGAATTTGTTGCTGCACAAAAAAATCGAGGATTCTAG
- the LOC124492314 gene encoding uncharacterized protein LOC124492314, with protein sequence MPYYHESQESGPDSKVVTMLQNILKTEITLLIESSSPSLPIEEKSFDQYIINVEEIIFAGSYSMIYLANHCDHYHYPLMARIFEPASQIDPHKCKFLRLLKHLGKRNPWLISTWGIYYDTNHRIALFQEFAIHGNLLEYVRSSNLYVPELQLIGWAQNIYNGMDFLGSIGLCHRSISPKHILLTGDPDGDKIIAKLGSFRDTIIYHDIQTQTTLHQRCRPLCRRFEANFHAPETYGTDSEEFNPISADVWSYGATLFYAGTRTYPYNYKRPSKELDSEIRTMIQSRINLSAEAKQWFYGLLRTDVTKRTPFDRIEKDKWFRIQVE encoded by the coding sequence ATGCCTTATTATCACGAATCTCAAGAATCGGGACCTGATTCTAAAGTTGTCACAATGTTACAAAATATCTTGAAAACCGAGATCACGCTACTCATCGAAAGCAGTTCGCCATCATTGCCCATTGAAGAGAAATCATTTGACCAATATATAATTAATGTTGAAGAAATCATTTTTGCTGGTAGTTATTCTATGATTTACCTTGCAAATCATtgtgatcattatcattatccattAATGGCTAGAATATTCGAACCGGCTTCTCAAATTGATCCACATAAATGTAAATTTCTACGATTATTAAAACATTTAGGTAAACGTAACCCATGGCTAATATCTACATGGGGTATTTACTATGATACAAATCATCGTATTGCCTTGTTTCAAGAGTTTGCCATTCATGGAAACTTGTTGGAATATGTTCGTAGTAGTAATCTTTATGTACCAGAATTACAATTGATCGGATGGGCACAAAATATTTACAATGGAATGGATTTTTTGGGGTCGATTGGATTGTGTCATCGAAGTATTTCTCCAAAACATATTTTATTAACAGGAGATCCAGATGGTGATAAAATCATCGCTAAATTGGGTAGTTTTCGCGATACAATTATTTATCATGATATTCAAACACAAACTACTTTACATCAACGTTGTCGACCATTGTGCAGGCGATTCGAAGCAAATTTTCATGCACCTGAAACTTATGGAACCGACAGTGAAGAATTCAATCCAATTTCAGCTGATGTTTGGTCATATGGAGCGACATTATTCTATGCAGGTACAAGAACTTACCCATACAATTACAAAAGACCATCCAAAGAACTAGATTCAGAGATAAGGACAATGATACAATCGAGAATAAATTTATCCGCCGAAGCTAAACAATGGTTTTATGGCTTGTTACGCACTGATGTAACCAAACGAACACCATTTGATCGAATCGAAAAGGACAAATGGTTTCGAATTCAGgttgaataa
- the Vps35 gene encoding vacuolar protein sorting 35, which produces MPQNQQRSPSTDEQQERLLDESLSIVKLQSFHMKCCLDKGKLMEALKHASNMLSELRTSALGPKSYYELFMAVTDQLRHLEMYLVDEFQRDHKVYELYELVQYAGSIIPRLYLLISVGLVYMKTSPHCRREILKDLVEMCRGVQHPLRGLFLRNFLLMTCRHVLPDQPAENLGNYEDNRKVMLMNHDGQQQQTQFVSSTLTNAITQQQNVDNKVADTATVMDSIDFVLTNFAEMNKLWVRMQHLGHTRERERREQERLELRLLVGTNLVRLSQLESVNVEMYSRVVLPGILEQVVSCKDAIAQEYLMESLIQVFPDEFHLSTLNPFLNSCAQLAPDVKVKKIIIALIDRLAQSHDVPLPEDLFDTFSKQISNIIANRPTIAIEDIISMYSSLINFSLKKMADSAKREEAINSVLGSTLKAIQDMNVVTINMRSNLGKEMCRFLKMPFNLGNSNSTYLSNDTDGSTKNKEEYGLIKMSLKLTNYKNLVKETTDIELHKQIILTLINATLENYSEDYLRPEDRLTSSEIQTFLTELCGPLVNGTNQVIVVNNSKSSPQKQPQPDVPVDDQDEEFIDEQLLLSRFIHFLLLPQCIDAGETSIQNGQTGGNENGGECLNDIDDSRSSSSSQLLDTTYLTLGSIKKILATGGSSRIRYTYPSLVFEALQLSLRYKKIKDTDDKWIKKCQKIYQFVNQLIVTLLKEGNCPELCLRLFLEAALNAAKSEIGDFESISYEFISQAFSIYEEEISDSKEQTLCLLLIIATVKNIKFDNIENFTPLRNQCCLNCGKLVKKSDQCRALLTASILFVTKDGTLEPEILKCFRKCLKIASSVLDIALQLQLYVEILSHLTLYVRYKNEDIDEIICSLIKQINEKNNDTPLSELANKQFQNSLVFFRKSGMNIGAE; this is translated from the exons atgccacaaaatcaacaacgtTCACCGTCGACCgatgaacaacaagaaaGATTGCTTGACGAATCATTGAGCATCGTCAAATTACAATCATTTCATATGAAATGCTGTCTAGATAAAGGTAAACTAATGGAAGCTTTGAAACATGCATCAAATATGCTATCCGAATTACGTACATCGGCTTTAGGCCCAAAATCCTATTATGAATTATTTATGGCCGTCACCGATCAATTACGACATCTTGAAATGTAtcttgttgatgaatttcaacGTGATCATAAAGTTTATGAGCTTTATGAATTGGTACAATATGCTGGATCAATTATACCACGCTTATACTTACTTATTTCGGTTGGTCTTGTTTATATGAAAACATCACCACATTGTCGCCGTGAGATACTCAAAGATCTGGTTGAAATGTGTCGAG GTGTACAACATCCTCTTCGTGGATTGTTTTTGCGAAATTTCCTTCTGATGACATGTCGTCATGTTCTCCCCGACCAACCAGCTGAAAATTTAGGAAATTATGAAGATAATAGAAAAGTAATGCTAATGAATCATgatggacaacaacagcaaacacAATTTGTCAGTTCAACATTGACCAATGCAATCACACAGCAacaaaatgttgataataaggTTGCCGATACAGCTACCGTCATggattcaatcgattttgtATTGACTAATTTTgctgaaatgaataaacttTGGGTTCGTATGCAGCATTTGGGTCATACTCGTGAACGTGAACGTCGAGAACAAGAACGGCTCGAACTTCGGCTATTAGTCGGTACGAATCTTGTTCGTCTATCACAATTGGAATCTGTCAATGTAGAAATGTATTCTCGTGTCGTGTTGCCTGGCATTCTTGAGCAGGTGGTTTCTTGTAAAGATGCTATCGCTCAAGAATACCTAATGGAATCGTTGATTCAAGTTTTTCCCGATGAATTCCACTTATCAACGTTGAATCCATTTCTTAATTCATGTGCACAATTGGCTCCTGATGTAAAAGTCAAAAAGATCATTATTGCATTGATCGATAGGTTGGCCCAATCACACGATGTTCCGTTGCCGGAAGATTTGTTTGACACATTCAGTAAACAAATCAGTAATATAATTGCCAATCGACCGACTATTGCCATCGAAGATATTATCAGCATGTATAGTTcgttgattaatttttcattgaaaaaaatggccgaCTCAGCCAAACGCGAAGAGGCAATCAATTCGGTCCTTGGATCGACGCTGAAAGCTATTCAAGACATGAATGTTGTGACCATAAATATGCGATCAAACCTAGGCAAAGAAATGTGTCGATTTTTAAAGATGCCATTCAATCTGGGCAATTCTAATTCCACTTATCTTTCCAACGATACTGATggttcaacaaaaaacaaggaGGAATATGGACTCATCAAAATGAGCCTCAAGTTAACCAACTACAAAAATCTGGTCAAAGAAACCACTGATATAGAGCTCCATAAGCAGATCATTTTGACACTTATCAATGCTACTCTTGAAAATTACAGTGAAGATTATCTAAGGCCAGAAGATCGTCTAACGTCGTCAGAAATACAAACCTTTTTAACCGAACTATGTGGACCATTGGTGAATGGAACGAATCAGGTGATTGTGGTAAATAATTCTAAATCGTCGCCTcaaaaacaaccacaaccTGATGTTCCAGTCGATGATCAAGACGAAGAATTCATCGATGAACAGTTGTTATTATCAAGGTTTATCCACTTTCTTTTATTGCCTCAATGTATTGATGCTGGTGAAACATCCATACAAAACGGCCAAACAGGTGGCAATGAAAATGGTGGTGAATGTTTAAAtgacattgatgattctcgatcgtcatcatcatcacaattacTTGACACCACTTATCTGACATTGGGttcgatcaaaaaaattcttgccaCTGGTGGTTCAAGCCGTATTCGATATACATACCCATCATTAGTTTTTGAAGCTCTACAATTATCATTGCG atacaagaaaataaaagataCAGATGATAAATGGATTAAAAAATGTCAGAAAATCTATCAATTTGTCAATCAACTTATCGTTACATTGTTGAAGGAAGGAAACTGTCCGGAATTATGTCTTCGTTTATTTCTTGAAGCAGCATTGAATGCTGCTAAATCGGAAATTGGTGATTTCGAATCAATTAGCTATGAATTCATTAGTCAAGCGTTTTCCATTTATGAAGAAGAGATATCAGATTCTAAGGAGCAGACCCTATGTTTGCTGTTGATCATTGCAACTGTTAAGAACATTAAATTcgataatattgaaaattttactCCACTTCGAAATCAATGTTGCCTTAATTGCG GTAAACTAGTGAAAAAGAGCGATCAATGTCGGGCATTATTAACGGCTAGCATATTATTCGTCACCAAAGACGGAACACTTGAACCCGaaatattgaaatgtttCCGTAAATGTTTAAAAATCGCCAGCAGCGTTTTGGATATTGCCCTACAATTACAATTGTACGTTGAAATCCTGTCACATCTTACCCTGTATGTTCGATATAAGAATGAAGACATTGACGAAATTATATGTTCGttgatcaaacaaatcaatgaaaaaaataacgatacTCCATTATCCGAATTGGCcaacaaacaatttcaaaattcgcttgttttttttcgcaagTCCGGTATGAATATAGGGGCCGAATGA
- the pen-2 gene encoding presenilin enhancer, gamma-secretase subunit yields MELARMSNQDRLKLCRRYFYIGFFGLPFLWMINTVWFGMFIFKYDTYQEQRRQQQQRSNRTNRQTINPQQQTSPQEPMIVNSPEQSNTSTQDDRSARNQETTKHLLQIRSLVIYSFCGSLIWIVSILAWIITFQLKRAEWGEWGDEISFNIPRGIP; encoded by the coding sequence ATGGAATTGGCTCGAATGTCTAATCAAGATCGTCTCAAACTATGTCGTCGTTATTTTTACATTGGATTTTTTGGTCTACCTTTTTTATGGATGATTAACACTGTTTGGTTTGGTATgtttatattcaaatatgATACCTATCAGGAACAaagacgacaacaacaacagcgatcGAATAGAACGAATCGTCAAACGATAAatccacaacaacagacATCACCACAAGAACCAATGATTGTAAATTCTCCTGAACAATCAAATACATCGACACAAGATGATCGATCTGCACGAAACCAAGAAACAACTAAACATCTACTACAAATACGTTCATTagtcatttattcattctgtGGATCATTAATTTGGATCGTATCTATTCTTGCCTGGATCATTACATTCCAATTGAAACGAGCAGAATGGGGTGAATGGGGCgatgaaatttcattcaatattccAAGAGGAATACCATGA
- the LOC124492315 gene encoding skp1-related protein: MNGSNNLPEQSQTKRQSIMADQSIDNRLIYIQPFGDENVMLPMTRRAARLSGYLGDLIDLIDQKAFDVEVENSTNIDSANCPTIPLINHTACNVNTMKNIIRWCEYHCDDPKLDDNNFEDSEEDEYARRTRKLEELPSYWDRRFLADIAGDEDQTNGWQNRADLYDLLIAAHFLRINPIVEIGGKFICQSIRERNVEQVRNFLGIINDLSEDDNILSNTDRLTFNFRKN; the protein is encoded by the coding sequence ATGAACGGATCTAATAATTTGCCAGAACAATCGCAAACAAAACGACAATCTATAATGgccgatcaatcaatcgacaataggttgatttatattcaacCATTTGGCGATGAAAATGTTATGTTACCTATGACTAGACGTGCAGCTAGGCTATCCGGTTATCTTGGTGAtctaattgatttgattgatcaaaagGCTTTTGATGTGGAAGTGGAAAATTCAACCAACATCGATAGTGCTAATTGTCCAACAATTCCATTGATTAATCATACAGCATGCAACGTgaatacaatgaaaaacattataCGATGGTGTGAATATCATTGTGATGATCCGAAattggatgataataatttcgaAGATTCAGAAGAAGATGAATATGCTAGACGTACAAGAAAACTTGAAGAATTACCATCGTATTGGGATCGACGATTTTTGGCCGATATAGCCGGTGATGAGGATCAGACGAATGGATGGCAAAATCGAGCAGATCTTTATGATCTACTCATTGCAGCACATTTCTTACGTATCAATCCCATTGTCGAGATTGgtggaaaattcatttgcCAATCGATTCGTGAACGAAATGTCGAACAGGTACGAAATTTTCTGGGCATCATAAACGACCTGAGTGAAGATGATAACATTCTTTCCAATACCGATCGTTTaacattcaattttcgaaaaaattaa
- the crim gene encoding QVR superfamily protein crim, translated as MKIMLHHSSSSSLLFKMNSSLLTIVWASILSLIIFQVHQVSSLFCYSCVSTTPGCTLEQVSWWIYSSITCPESDDKCIKIIEQDGADIRVTRDCLSNVMSLRDDVPADRFEGCRSAAQNPKRAVHVDNAIGELDLKKSSFINTTYCFCEFDQWCNGSSSRNSTWTILVTIFMLLVYWI; from the exons atgaaaataatgttacatcattcatcatcatcatcattattattcaaaatgaattctaGTTTGTTGACCATAGTTTGGGCATCAATCTTGTCactcatcatttttcaagtTCATCAAG tatcatcattgttttgctATTCTTGTGTATCAACCACACCGGGCTGTACACTGGAACAGGTTAGCTGGTGGATCTATTCATCAATCACCTGTCCAGAATCGGATGATAAATGtattaaaattattgaacaagATGGAGCCGATATACGAGTTACACGTGATTGCCTATCAAATGTTATGTCATTACGTGATGATGTACCGGCCGATCGCTTTGAAGGATGTCGATCGGCAGCACAAAATCCTAAACGAGCGGTTCATGTTGACAATGCAATCGGTGAATTAGATTTAAAGAAAAGTTCATTCATAAATACAACATATTGTTTTTGCGAATTCGATCAATGGTgcaatggatcatcatctagAAATTCAACATGGACGATTTTAGTCACAATATTTATGTTGTTGGTTTATTGGATATAA